AGCGAGAGTGTTACGTCTATTTTAGCGCCTAAGCTGGTTAAGCCCTTTTCTATTCCGGGCGATTGTACACTAATGACTGCTGTAGCTGTATCCGTTACATTTGGATCGTAGGTCACGGTACCTAGTCCTAGCCCAGCTCCCGACAAGGCAAACTTCGCTTCGTTTAGCGGAAGGCCTATTAAGTTGGGGATTTCCACTTCATTAGCACCGAGTCCATTTCCCAAAACTAGGTCTATACGTGAACCTTTAGGGATCATGCGCCCGTTACGGATTGATTGTCCCGCAAATTGAGCGTCCAACACGATATCCCTGGCAATATCTGCCACATAGGAAGTGTCTCCGATTCTAAGATTATGGTTTTTCAAGATTGCTGTTGCCTCGATCAATGTTTTGTCTTTTATATTCGGAAAAGCAACCTCAGGAGCTACTTGCGTGATAATGGTCAAATAGATCGTCCGGCCTGATTTTACATGGAAGCCTTGTTCGGGATCCTGCTCGATGACCATGCCGGGTTTGGCATCCATCTGATAAACGGAATCGATTTGATATTCGAGCCCAGCGTTCTCCAGCGCCTGGATAGCAGCACTGATATGAAGACCTTTCACTTTAGGGACGGCTATAGATTCATCATGTTTGGTATATATTTTCAGTCCAACGTATACGAAAAGGAATACACATACTATCGCGATAAGAGCGGCAATAAGATTTTTCCTAAAAGTGGGGGTCTGAAGATATTGTACGACTTTGGACATTTCTCTGTTTGATAAAAATTAATTCTGCATAGAACCGCAATATTAAAGCCAAGTTTGCAGAATGATTAAATAAAATTATTCCTCACAAAATTATTCGTTTTTCCGTGTATAGCAAATTATATTTGCTATTCGAATCGCTAAAATTTATGAAAGCAAAAATAGCATTAATAACTGGAGGTTATACAGGAGAAGCTGAAGTTTCTTTTAAAAGTTCTGCCTTCGTCAATTCTCAACTTGATCACAACAAATATGATGTGTATTTGATTACCGTGACCAAAGAAGCATGGTACTACGAAGATTTAGCAGGTAAACGGCATCCGATTTCAAAAGCAGATTTTACGCTTCCATTGAACGGAGATACCTTAAGCTTTGACTTAGCATTTATTATGGTGCATGGTGTGCCTGGGGAAGATGGAAGACTTCAGAGCTATTTTGATTTATTGGACATTCCTTATACCTCATGTGATGCCTTGACCTCCGCATTGACCATGAATAAAGGGTATACAAAAGCGATCTTATCGGATATTCCGGAATTGCATTTGGCAAAATCGGTCTTATTGTTTGAATCGCAACGCCCAGAAGCGATCAAAATCGTCGAAAGCAATCTTTCACTCCCTTATTTTGTGAAACCTAATGCCGGTGGTAGTAGTATCGGAATGACCAAGGTAAAGGAATCTGCACAATTACAGGAAGCGATTGATAAAGCTTTTGATGCGGAAAATACGGGGAAACAGGTGATTGTTGAAGAATTTGTGACTGGACGCGAATTTTCCGAGGGAATTTTTCGCAATTCAAAAGGCGAGCTCGTTGTTTTACCTGCTACAGAAGTTCGTACTACACGTG
The Sphingobacterium multivorum genome window above contains:
- a CDS encoding D-alanine--D-alanine ligase family protein; this translates as MKAKIALITGGYTGEAEVSFKSSAFVNSQLDHNKYDVYLITVTKEAWYYEDLAGKRHPISKADFTLPLNGDTLSFDLAFIMVHGVPGEDGRLQSYFDLLDIPYTSCDALTSALTMNKGYTKAILSDIPELHLAKSVLLFESQRPEAIKIVESNLSLPYFVKPNAGGSSIGMTKVKESAQLQEAIDKAFDAENTGKQVIVEEFVTGREFSEGIFRNSKGELVVLPATEVRTTREFFDYEAKYVPGLTEEITPAALTTEEQARAARILREIYVRLNCKGMVRVDFFLETGTDKFYFIEINTIPGQTAQSFIPQQVRAFGMKEGDFYGELIETALQSK
- a CDS encoding PASTA domain-containing protein, with the translated sequence MSKVVQYLQTPTFRKNLIAALIAIVCVFLFVYVGLKIYTKHDESIAVPKVKGLHISAAIQALENAGLEYQIDSVYQMDAKPGMVIEQDPEQGFHVKSGRTIYLTIITQVAPEVAFPNIKDKTLIEATAILKNHNLRIGDTSYVADIARDIVLDAQFAGQSIRNGRMIPKGSRIDLVLGNGLGANEVEIPNLIGLPLNEAKFALSGAGLGLGTVTYDPNVTDTATAVISVQSPGIEKGLTSLGAKIDVTLSLTAPTPSTGATTGGVTTAKPQANQPQGNPPAAKPPVQSKPVAPAKSTTTNTPAAKPTTTNPAAGQKKEKENKGNSLGF